gcaaacaacaacaatggcagcagcagcagcagcaacaacaattaaaggATGGCAAGGCCTTGAAATAGATATActtaggcacacacacacacatatacacccacacacatacatacgcatagaTCGTAGGCCGTTTAGCACATGTGTTGCCAGTTGGCCTGGGCAAACTCAAGATTAAGATTAATTTCGTCGATAATTCggtaaattttcattttcgacAAACGAAAACTTTGCGTCTCGTTGAAAGGCTAAACAGACAAGCGTTTGGGTATAGTTTCTCCTACTGGGTGGGGAGTGGGAGTGAGAAATGTTGCAGTTGCGCCCAGACTCAAATGATGAATGCACTATTGATTGATTTTCGGCACTTATCAAAAGCCGTCGAAAAAGTCAATCCGCCGACAagtaccaaaaataaatggaaGCTGTTGAGTTCAGTCCGAGACGGCGATGGAGATGGAGATGGAGTAACTAACCTACCTTGCTTGGCTATGCttatactaaaataaatttctttagtAATGCTGGCAGCTAATTGAGGGCAGCGCAATGTAAAATAcgtaaaaagaaaatgttaaaattagcatttgagttttgtttacGTTGAAGCAAGTAATAATTACCCAAAATACCCAATCGATGGGTAGCAGCAAGATGAAACAAGTATTTCCCCAAGACTATTGAGACTTTGGGCACATAGTCTAGAGCACGGATTTGTTTACATATGCAAAGCCATACGGTTGCAACCTGTACGGATACGTAAGATACGGGGAACGGAATTGAGTTTAAtacttgggcagcagcagcaggaaacGAAAGTCAGTGCCAGTGCAATTGAATTGccataaaaaccaaaagcaacagcggCTGCTACTGTAAGGGGGTGTGAAATTTATGAATTCCTCTGGAAACAATAGATACAAATAGTATATGCCATATATACTCTTCTATTTGTCATGACTGCTCTTAAGCACCTGCCAGCAGATAGCTTGCAGTTTTTCCAcgaaataaatacattaataattttcaaaaaggTCTCTagtactatatgtatatattttccGGTAATTTGCACTTATTTCCAATCGAAAAGTTTGAGAATATATTACTACaagtagtagcagcagcagtaccaGATGCCAAGGGGCTAGTATGGGGCCAGCCATAAAATTGTCCATGGAAATTCACAAGATAGCGTATGCCGACTTTTATCACGCTGTTTTTTTCCTTTAGTCGCTATATATCTTTTTTGTTGCCCATTTTACTTGTTGCTTTATGACTTTATAATGTCTGTGCGTTTTCGGTTTTATGATCTCTGTTTGCTCAGGCAGCTGTAAAATAAGCGCTGATTCATCTTTGCCCCTTGCCCGCTCTCGCCACTGCactcgcagcagcaacaatatggCAATTTGTTGGGTCATTAGGCGCTGTATGTGGAATGCTTAGAGCTGCCACAGGCGCCATTTGGTCAGCTTACTTTTTGCCCCCTGGCTTGCCGTCTTTGCATTTCGGACCAGAGGGTTCCTCTATAAGAAAGTTACAAAAGTTTCAACAGCTCAACAATTCATACTTGTTTTACATACGCTTTCGACCACAGACACCACCGTCCCCCTTCTTCTTGGAAGCATCGTCCTTCTTTTCGCAGGGATCCTCCTTTTTGCATGGGTCCTCCTTTTTGGCACATGGGTCTTCCTTTTTGCAAGGATCGTCCTTTTTGCTGTATGCCATGCGGCTCAAAG
The DNA window shown above is from Drosophila busckii strain San Diego stock center, stock number 13000-0081.31 chromosome 3L, ASM1175060v1, whole genome shotgun sequence and carries:
- the LOC108599243 gene encoding sperm-specific protein Don juan, with amino-acid sequence MNRLMNITLLKIGDMPLSRMAYSKKDDPCKKEDPCAKKEDPCKKEDPCEKKDDASKKKGDGGVCGRKQEPSGPKCKDGKPGGKK